The Thomasclavelia ramosa DSM 1402 genome includes a region encoding these proteins:
- the tyrS gene encoding tyrosine--tRNA ligase, whose translation MKIYDELVWRGLIKDVSSPDLEEKLNNGGMTFYIGTDPTGDSLHIGHFSSFLISKRLKEAGHNPILLVGGATGLIGDPKPDTERPMITKETVEHNFACLKKQAQDLFGFEVVNNYDWSKDLNFIDFLRDYGKYFNINYMLNKDIVKRRLDAGITYTEFSYMIMQAMDFEWLYNNKNCVMQVAGQDQWGNITAGIELIRKKDGKEAYGFTMPLLTKSDGTKFGKTNGKAIWLDREKTSPYEMYQFFINSEDDKVIDYLKFLTFLTPEEIMELEEKNKTQPHLREAHQALAREVITFLHGAEAYEEAVNISKMLFSGQIQSLTLAQVKVCFEGVPSIEVNEELNILDALTTCGAAKSKREAREFVNGGSILINGERIKDVEFIVTKANAFGNEATVVRRGKKNYFVIKHI comes from the coding sequence ATGAAGATTTATGATGAATTAGTATGGCGTGGATTAATCAAAGATGTTAGTTCACCAGATTTAGAAGAAAAATTAAATAATGGTGGGATGACTTTTTATATTGGGACTGATCCTACTGGTGATAGTCTCCATATTGGACATTTTTCATCATTTTTAATTTCAAAGCGATTAAAAGAAGCGGGACATAATCCAATTTTATTAGTTGGTGGAGCAACCGGATTGATTGGTGATCCTAAACCAGATACTGAAAGACCAATGATTACCAAAGAGACAGTTGAACATAATTTTGCTTGCTTAAAGAAACAAGCACAAGATTTGTTTGGTTTTGAAGTTGTTAATAATTATGATTGGTCAAAGGATCTTAATTTCATTGATTTTTTAAGAGATTATGGAAAATATTTTAATATTAACTATATGTTAAACAAAGATATTGTAAAACGTCGTTTAGATGCAGGGATTACATATACTGAATTTTCATATATGATCATGCAAGCAATGGACTTTGAATGGTTATACAATAACAAAAATTGTGTTATGCAAGTAGCTGGTCAAGATCAATGGGGAAATATTACTGCTGGAATTGAATTGATTCGCAAAAAAGATGGTAAAGAGGCATATGGTTTTACAATGCCATTATTGACTAAAAGTGATGGAACAAAATTTGGAAAAACTAATGGTAAGGCTATTTGGCTAGATAGAGAGAAAACATCACCATATGAAATGTATCAATTTTTTATTAACTCAGAAGATGATAAAGTAATTGATTATTTAAAATTTTTAACTTTCTTAACACCTGAAGAAATTATGGAATTAGAAGAAAAGAATAAAACGCAACCACATTTAAGAGAAGCTCATCAAGCATTAGCGCGTGAAGTAATCACATTCTTGCATGGTGCTGAAGCTTATGAGGAAGCTGTAAATATTTCAAAAATGTTATTTTCGGGACAAATTCAATCACTAACATTAGCACAGGTCAAGGTTTGCTTTGAAGGTGTACCAAGTATTGAAGTTAATGAAGAATTGAATATTTTAGATGCACTAACTACTTGTGGGGCAGCAAAGAGTAAACGAGAAGCGCGCGAATTTGTTAATGGCGGATCCATTTTAATAAATGGTGAACGAATTAAAGATGTTGAGTTCATAGTTACAAAAGCTAATGCATTTGGAAATGAGGCGACTGTAGTTCGTCGCGGCAAGAAAAATTATTTTGTAATTAAGCATATTTAA
- a CDS encoding RNA polymerase sigma factor — protein MEEAMFEHLFQKYKDMIYRVAFLYLKNEADALDIVQNTFIKLLKKNDFNDEEHLKRWLLRVCINLCKNNLKSYWKRNVSVFEEKFYQLENSDLKLQELVFKLAPKYKGVIHLYYYEGYSVKEISVILKISEAAVKQRLKRARTKLKIELEAES, from the coding sequence ATGGAGGAAGCAATGTTCGAACACCTATTCCAAAAGTATAAAGATATGATATATCGAGTCGCTTTTCTTTATCTAAAAAATGAGGCAGATGCTTTAGATATTGTTCAAAATACATTTATTAAGCTATTAAAGAAAAATGATTTTAACGATGAAGAGCATCTTAAAAGATGGTTATTAAGAGTTTGTATTAATCTTTGTAAAAATAATTTAAAAAGTTATTGGAAAAGAAATGTTAGTGTTTTTGAAGAAAAATTTTATCAATTAGAAAATAGTGATTTAAAATTGCAAGAACTAGTTTTTAAACTGGCTCCTAAATATAAGGGAGTGATTCATTTGTATTATTATGAGGGATATTCAGTGAAGGAAATTTCAGTCATTTTAAAAATTAGTGAAGCCGCTGTTAAGCAAAGGTTAAAGCGAGCTCGTACAAAATTGAAAATAGAACTGGAGGCAGAATCATGA
- a CDS encoding YtxH domain-containing protein gives MKLGKFIAGVGIGAVIGMLCAPKKGSELRGELKEKSQDLYDKAQNMTKDDVESLINNTIEEIKLAIDEFDVDEFKDTAGEKLGDIKTKLEQLATSVKSSDEYASFKESVAKVSDEVTTKFKEIKTKVQDKDFNVLQELDDAMDDIEDELDVIIEDLKD, from the coding sequence ATGAAATTAGGAAAATTTATTGCCGGTGTAGGTATCGGTGCAGTAATTGGAATGTTATGTGCTCCTAAAAAAGGTAGTGAGCTAAGAGGTGAATTAAAAGAAAAGTCTCAAGATCTATATGATAAAGCTCAAAACATGACTAAAGATGATGTTGAATCTTTGATCAACAATACTATCGAAGAAATCAAATTAGCAATTGATGAATTTGATGTTGATGAATTTAAAGATACAGCAGGAGAAAAATTAGGAGATATTAAAACTAAATTAGAACAACTAGCAACTTCGGTAAAATCTAGTGATGAATACGCAAGTTTTAAAGAATCGGTTGCTAAAGTTAGTGATGAGGTTACAACAAAATTTAAAGAAATCAAAACAAAAGTTCAAGACAAAGATTTTAATGTGTTACAAGAATTAGATGATGCAATGGATGATATTGAAGATGAATTAGATGTCATCATTGAGGATCTAAAAGATTAA
- a CDS encoding M24 family metallopeptidase — MNKNRIDAVVNNMKEAGLDYLLISEPSSIDYLIDYVNNPGERMYVLMLAANGAHKLFFNKLFFVENDLGIEIVWHSDTDDATKTIADYVENSGTIGVDKHWSANFLLSLMEKLPDVKFVNGSFCVDFVRMVKDENEQVLMIEASRINDQAIHEVIHQVSLGLSELEVAGKLSGIYSKFGGDGNSFDAIIAYGANGANPHHENDDSHLKPGDSIIIDMGCKYNGYCSDMTRTVFYQEVSEEAKEVYGLVRLANETAEAMIKPGVRLCDIDKAARDIITDAGYGKEFNHRLGHFIGKDVHEFGDVSVNFDLEVKEGMIFSIEPGIYLPGKFGVRIEDLVMVTKDGCKVLNSYPKDLFVI, encoded by the coding sequence ATGAACAAGAATAGAATTGATGCAGTTGTAAATAATATGAAGGAAGCTGGTCTTGATTATTTGTTGATCAGTGAACCTTCTTCAATTGATTATTTGATTGATTATGTAAATAACCCCGGTGAAAGAATGTATGTATTGATGCTTGCAGCAAATGGTGCCCATAAGTTGTTCTTCAATAAATTATTCTTTGTAGAAAATGATCTAGGGATTGAAATTGTTTGGCATAGCGATACTGATGATGCGACAAAAACAATTGCAGATTATGTTGAAAATTCTGGTACAATTGGAGTTGATAAACATTGGAGTGCAAACTTTTTATTAAGTTTAATGGAAAAACTACCAGATGTTAAATTTGTTAATGGCTCATTTTGTGTAGATTTTGTAAGAATGGTTAAAGATGAAAATGAACAGGTTTTAATGATTGAAGCAAGTCGGATCAATGATCAAGCAATTCATGAAGTGATTCATCAAGTATCTTTAGGATTATCAGAACTTGAAGTAGCCGGTAAATTGAGTGGTATTTATAGCAAATTTGGTGGTGATGGCAACAGTTTTGATGCTATCATCGCTTATGGAGCTAATGGTGCTAATCCTCATCATGAAAATGATGATAGCCATTTAAAACCAGGTGACAGTATCATTATTGATATGGGGTGTAAGTATAACGGATATTGCTCAGATATGACAAGAACTGTCTTCTATCAAGAAGTAAGTGAAGAAGCTAAAGAAGTCTATGGTTTGGTTCGTTTGGCTAACGAAACAGCTGAAGCAATGATTAAACCTGGGGTTAGACTTTGTGATATTGATAAGGCTGCTCGTGATATTATTACTGATGCTGGCTATGGCAAAGAATTTAATCATAGGTTGGGTCATTTCATTGGTAAAGATGTTCATGAATTTGGTGATGTTTCTGTTAACTTTGATTTGGAAGTTAAAGAAGGTATGATTTTTTCGATTGAACCGGGAATTTATTTGCCAGGTAAATTTGGGGTGCGGATTGAAGATTTAGTCATGGTTACAAAAGATGGCTGTAAAGTTTTAAATAGTTATCCAAAGGATTTATTTGTAATTTAA
- a CDS encoding tRNA 2-thiocytidine biosynthesis TtcA family protein, whose amino-acid sequence MIFLLEYSKVIKMTMKKVLGCIRKADEEFNLIQDGDKVCVGVSGGKDSMLLLYCLSLYKKFATVKFDVIGVHIEMGFPNMDFSEADAFCKKNGIELYHEPSDVYEILKLNKTDDGRLQCSLCSKFKKALVIDGAKKYRCNKVAFAHHGDDAVETLFMNMIYGGKIATFTPKMYLTRTEMNFIRPLVYAYESDIVSAVEEAHVPIVPSTCPADKHTKREEFKHLLNDLYLKYPQAKSNLLTSLTNEENTMLWKKTPRKK is encoded by the coding sequence ATGATATTTTTGTTAGAATATAGCAAGGTGATAAAAATGACAATGAAAAAAGTACTTGGCTGTATTCGTAAAGCCGATGAAGAATTTAATTTAATTCAAGATGGTGATAAAGTATGTGTGGGCGTTTCTGGTGGTAAAGACTCTATGCTCCTTTTATACTGCTTATCATTATATAAAAAATTCGCAACTGTAAAATTTGATGTTATTGGAGTACATATTGAAATGGGCTTCCCAAATATGGATTTTAGTGAAGCTGATGCTTTTTGTAAAAAAAATGGTATTGAACTTTATCATGAACCTAGTGATGTATATGAAATCTTAAAGTTAAATAAGACCGATGATGGTCGTCTACAATGTTCATTATGTTCTAAATTTAAAAAAGCACTTGTAATCGATGGTGCAAAGAAATACAGATGCAACAAAGTTGCCTTTGCGCATCATGGTGATGATGCTGTTGAGACACTATTTATGAATATGATCTACGGTGGTAAGATTGCAACCTTTACCCCCAAAATGTATTTAACAAGAACTGAAATGAACTTTATTCGTCCATTAGTTTATGCTTACGAATCAGATATAGTTAGTGCTGTTGAAGAAGCACATGTTCCTATTGTCCCTTCAACATGTCCAGCTGATAAGCATACTAAACGAGAAGAATTTAAACATTTACTAAATGATCTATATTTAAAATATCCGCAAGCTAAAAGCAATCTCCTTACCAGTTTAACAAACGAAGAAAATACAATGTTATGGAAAAAAACGCCAAGAAAAAAGTAA
- a CDS encoding NAD(P)-dependent oxidoreductase, with the protein MKKIAFIGVGVMGKAMVQNLSQAGYPVSIYTRTKNKVEDLISDKIIWHDSVAECVKDQDIVMTMVGFPQDIEEIYFSSKGIIANAKKDCILIDFTTSSPLLAKKIFEESSKHSLASLDAPVSGGDIGAKKGTLSIMVGGDENVFKQIEPVLEVLGSNINYVGSAGNGQHTKMANQIALAGALAGVCEALTYAKAVNLDPQIMLDCISSGAAGSWQMTNNAPRILADDFAPGFYIKHYIKDMKIAKAVNDTNNLDLEVLNTVLQQFEQLQTDGFENLGTQALIKYYQR; encoded by the coding sequence ATGAAAAAAATTGCATTTATTGGGGTCGGAGTAATGGGTAAAGCAATGGTTCAAAATTTGAGTCAAGCAGGATATCCTGTATCTATTTATACGCGAACAAAAAATAAAGTTGAAGATCTTATTAGTGATAAAATTATATGGCACGATTCAGTTGCTGAGTGTGTCAAAGATCAAGACATTGTCATGACTATGGTAGGATTTCCTCAAGATATTGAGGAAATCTACTTTAGTTCCAAAGGGATAATTGCTAATGCTAAAAAAGATTGTATTCTCATTGATTTCACTACGTCTAGTCCATTGTTAGCAAAAAAAATTTTTGAAGAATCTTCAAAACATAGTTTAGCCAGTCTTGATGCTCCGGTATCAGGCGGTGATATTGGTGCCAAAAAAGGGACATTGTCAATTATGGTTGGCGGTGATGAAAATGTCTTTAAACAAATTGAACCAGTGTTAGAAGTCTTAGGAAGCAACATTAATTATGTTGGTTCAGCCGGAAACGGTCAACATACAAAAATGGCCAATCAAATTGCTTTAGCCGGAGCTTTAGCTGGAGTTTGTGAAGCTCTTACATATGCTAAAGCAGTCAATTTGGACCCTCAAATAATGCTTGACTGTATTTCGAGTGGAGCTGCTGGTTCATGGCAAATGACTAATAATGCCCCACGAATTCTTGCTGATGATTTTGCACCGGGGTTTTACATAAAACATTATATCAAAGATATGAAAATAGCCAAAGCTGTTAATGATACAAACAACCTTGACTTAGAAGTTTTAAATACTGTTTTACAACAGTTTGAACAATTACAAACCGACGGATTTGAGAACTTAGGCACTCAAGCTCTTATTAAATATTATCAAAGATAG
- a CDS encoding DUF948 domain-containing protein, which produces MTAIDVCYCVLILSGAFALVSLGILLLRSSTTVKQVGNTVEMAQSTINKADKIMDDITYKLDLLNAPVETIARFFDPNRPKFNPISAIIGLFKKKF; this is translated from the coding sequence ATGACTGCAATTGATGTTTGTTACTGTGTTTTAATACTTTCTGGAGCATTTGCCTTAGTTAGCTTAGGAATTTTATTGCTTCGTAGTTCAACCACAGTTAAACAAGTGGGGAACACAGTCGAAATGGCTCAAAGCACAATTAATAAAGCGGATAAAATTATGGATGATATAACTTACAAGTTAGATCTTTTGAATGCGCCAGTAGAAACAATCGCGCGTTTCTTTGATCCAAATCGACCTAAGTTTAATCCTATAAGTGCTATTATTGGATTGTTCAAAAAGAAATTTTAG
- the truB gene encoding tRNA pseudouridine(55) synthase TruB encodes MDGIILVNKPSGMTSHDVVNKLRRILKTKKVGHCGTLDPDATGVLVVCVNKATKVLQFLTSESKEYVATLSLGTSTDTYDASGKIIETKEFHALDNNEIVACFNNFIGSQEQKPPIYSAIKVNGKKLYEYARAGEQVEVPTRSVTVNHLEILQIENNLIKFKVGCSKGTYIRSLCYDLAKALGYPGHMKDLIRTKSGNFSLENCFTLEQIENGEYTTVSLEEALNSYQQLVVDDEKIIFHGKKIKSDLNEQVVILNRQGKVLAMYGPDGNGYLKSIRGLW; translated from the coding sequence ATGGATGGAATTATTTTAGTAAACAAACCTAGTGGTATGACAAGCCATGACGTGGTTAATAAATTAAGACGAATATTAAAAACAAAAAAAGTGGGGCATTGCGGAACTTTAGATCCTGATGCAACTGGTGTTTTAGTTGTGTGTGTAAATAAGGCTACAAAAGTTTTGCAGTTTTTAACAAGCGAAAGCAAAGAATATGTTGCAACACTTAGTCTAGGAACAAGTACTGATACATATGATGCTAGTGGTAAAATTATTGAAACAAAAGAGTTCCATGCCCTTGATAATAATGAAATAGTTGCTTGTTTCAATAATTTTATTGGTTCTCAAGAACAAAAGCCCCCAATCTATTCAGCAATTAAAGTAAATGGTAAAAAATTATATGAGTATGCTCGTGCAGGAGAGCAGGTAGAAGTGCCAACACGATCAGTTACAGTTAATCATTTAGAAATATTACAAATCGAAAATAATTTAATTAAATTTAAAGTGGGATGTTCGAAAGGAACATATATTCGTTCTCTATGCTATGATCTTGCGAAGGCTTTAGGTTATCCGGGACATATGAAAGATTTAATTAGAACTAAATCAGGAAATTTTTCGTTAGAAAATTGTTTTACACTTGAACAGATTGAAAATGGTGAATACACAACAGTAAGTTTAGAAGAAGCTTTAAATTCATATCAACAATTAGTTGTAGATGATGAAAAAATAATTTTTCATGGAAAAAAAATCAAATCAGATTTAAATGAACAGGTTGTTATCTTAAATCGGCAGGGGAAAGTTCTTGCAATGTATGGCCCTGATGGAAATGGTTATTTAAAAAGTATTAGAGGTTTATGGTGA
- a CDS encoding DMT family transporter: MLYGWLIFSSFLWGTNVLVMKYMLENTTTYFLAALKVLLSVIAIFVIMKYKKIPFKWYKGSLGIKVSLLSITINFILTFEGLNLITGSSNAIVNSLAPLVTILLTWLFYHTKVNRYQLIAMIIACIGFLISLDFNISQISLGHLMMIGGIVLYSYGNLLMQHQCKKEDSLPFTFQYLCLSFFQLALITLFIPSSNHLENISITLWVFFIIFSGIGFAIIQLTYFRAVHEIGSVKTSFLLGLNPVFTYIGSLLLQENFNFNKFMAMILMVVAMVIANKKR, from the coding sequence ATGTTATATGGATGGTTAATCTTTTCTAGTTTTTTATGGGGTACCAACGTTCTTGTAATGAAATATATGTTAGAAAACACTACAACATATTTTTTAGCTGCTCTAAAAGTACTGTTGTCGGTTATTGCAATTTTTGTAATCATGAAATATAAAAAAATACCTTTTAAATGGTATAAAGGCAGTCTAGGAATAAAGGTATCATTACTTTCGATTACAATTAATTTTATACTTACCTTTGAGGGATTGAATTTAATTACCGGAAGTTCAAATGCAATTGTTAATTCCTTAGCACCGCTAGTGACAATCCTATTGACATGGCTTTTTTATCATACTAAGGTCAATCGTTACCAGTTGATTGCTATGATAATCGCATGCATTGGATTTCTTATTTCTCTAGATTTTAATATTAGTCAGATTTCTCTTGGTCATTTAATGATGATTGGTGGAATTGTGTTATATAGTTATGGTAATTTATTAATGCAGCACCAATGTAAAAAAGAAGACAGTTTGCCTTTTACATTTCAATATTTATGTTTGAGCTTCTTTCAATTAGCGTTAATTACTTTATTTATTCCTAGCAGCAATCATCTTGAAAATATTTCAATAACTTTATGGGTATTTTTCATAATTTTTTCTGGAATTGGATTTGCTATAATTCAATTAACGTATTTTCGAGCTGTTCACGAAATTGGAAGTGTTAAAACAAGTTTTTTATTAGGACTAAATCCAGTGTTTACATATATTGGTTCATTGTTACTACAAGAAAATTTTAATTTTAATAAATTTATGGCGATGATTTTAATGGTTGTAGCCATGGTTATTGCAAACAAAAAAAGATAG
- a CDS encoding bifunctional riboflavin kinase/FAD synthetase, with protein sequence MKVIYLNEENMIALEPSCVALGFFDGMHLGHQKLIDEVLKVSKIKNLKKGLLTFDVHPKSYLLDSSFKYLMSLEDKIEFLEKLNFDYLFVLRFNHQLASKEPRQFIDEFIIKPKIKHVVCGFDFHFGNHGSGDSVYLKNNRNNDYEISIIDKLEYEQHKISSSYLRQVLSNGQVELASQLLGRQYQVTGKVVHGRENGRKIGFPTINVAAIDYVLPKNGVYGAKVIIDGKEYIGMANLGYNPTFTALKQASLEVNIFDFDQNVYGKQVNVMFIKHIRSEKKFPSINDLIEQLNKDKQQIINEMI encoded by the coding sequence ATGAAAGTAATATATTTGAATGAAGAAAATATGATTGCTTTGGAACCAAGTTGTGTTGCTTTGGGTTTTTTTGATGGCATGCATCTAGGTCATCAAAAATTGATTGATGAAGTATTAAAAGTGTCAAAAATAAAGAATCTAAAAAAAGGGCTATTAACATTTGACGTTCATCCTAAATCATATCTTTTAGATAGTTCTTTTAAATATTTGATGAGTCTCGAAGATAAAATAGAATTTCTAGAAAAATTAAATTTTGACTATTTATTTGTATTACGTTTCAATCATCAATTAGCTAGTAAGGAACCACGACAGTTTATTGACGAATTTATTATTAAACCAAAAATCAAGCATGTTGTTTGTGGTTTTGATTTTCATTTTGGAAATCATGGTAGTGGCGATAGTGTTTATCTAAAAAATAATAGAAATAATGATTATGAAATTTCAATTATTGATAAATTAGAATATGAACAGCATAAAATCTCATCTTCATATTTACGACAAGTTTTAAGTAATGGTCAAGTTGAATTGGCTAGTCAATTGTTAGGTCGGCAATATCAAGTGACTGGAAAAGTTGTTCATGGACGTGAAAACGGTCGTAAAATTGGTTTTCCGACAATTAATGTGGCAGCAATAGATTATGTACTTCCTAAAAATGGAGTGTATGGTGCTAAAGTAATCATCGATGGTAAAGAATATATAGGAATGGCAAATTTAGGCTATAATCCAACCTTTACTGCTTTGAAGCAAGCTTCATTAGAAGTTAATATTTTCGATTTTGATCAGAATGTATATGGAAAACAAGTAAATGTTATGTTTATTAAACATATTCGCAGTGAGAAAAAGTTCCCTTCAATAAACGATTTAATTGAACAATTAAATAAGGATAAACAGCAGATAATTAATGAAATGATATGA
- a CDS encoding UDP-N-acetylmuramate--L-alanine ligase, with protein MYYFIGIKGSGMAPLAEILHELGNEVCGSDIDKYIFIEEELRKRNIPIYSFDANNIKDGYTVIIGNAFGDDHTEVKAALANPNVKCYRYFEFLGEFMENFISISIAGTHGKTTTTGMAYHLFEEFDKTTVLIGDGTGHAVKDSKYFIAESCEFQDHFLHYYPKYAIINNIELDHVDYFGNLERYIESFEKFANQVKDTVIVWGDDPNIKKINFKKRVMRFGLNDYNDVRAVNVLENSNGLSFDVYIHNELFGHFNLPYFGMHMLYNSLAIITLGYLENMTNDYIQNRMATFEGTKRRYSVTEVGNNVYVDDYAHHPTAIKYVIEATRVRYPSKKIVAIFKPDRFSRGARFAVDFAKSMDLADYPYFCPFPENAVKEEGIDIDIYDIANNLPRAKVIGEDEEAAKELAKFDNVVFLFMSSKDIYKLEEKVIAIKKSI; from the coding sequence ATGTATTATTTTATTGGAATTAAAGGTTCAGGGATGGCGCCATTAGCTGAAATCCTTCATGAACTAGGAAATGAAGTGTGTGGAAGCGATATTGATAAATACATCTTCATTGAAGAGGAATTAAGAAAGAGAAATATCCCAATCTATTCATTTGATGCTAACAACATTAAAGATGGTTATACAGTTATTATTGGAAATGCTTTTGGTGATGATCACACAGAAGTTAAAGCTGCTTTAGCTAATCCGAATGTTAAATGTTATCGATATTTTGAATTTTTGGGAGAGTTTATGGAAAACTTCATCTCAATTAGTATAGCTGGAACTCATGGCAAAACAACGACAACAGGGATGGCTTATCATTTGTTTGAAGAATTTGATAAAACTACAGTTTTAATTGGTGATGGAACTGGTCATGCAGTAAAAGATAGTAAATATTTTATTGCAGAATCATGTGAGTTCCAAGATCATTTTTTACATTATTATCCTAAATATGCGATTATCAATAATATTGAATTAGATCATGTCGATTATTTTGGAAATTTAGAGCGTTATATTGAGTCTTTTGAAAAATTTGCTAATCAAGTAAAAGATACAGTAATTGTTTGGGGGGATGATCCAAACATTAAAAAAATAAATTTTAAAAAAAGAGTTATGAGATTTGGTTTAAATGACTATAATGACGTTAGGGCGGTAAATGTGCTTGAAAACAGTAATGGTTTATCGTTTGATGTATATATTCATAATGAATTATTTGGTCATTTTAATTTACCTTATTTTGGAATGCATATGTTGTATAATTCATTAGCGATCATTACGCTTGGTTATTTAGAAAATATGACTAATGATTATATTCAAAATAGAATGGCAACTTTCGAGGGAACAAAACGACGATACAGTGTAACTGAAGTAGGGAATAATGTTTACGTAGATGACTATGCCCATCATCCCACTGCAATTAAGTATGTAATTGAAGCAACCCGTGTTAGATATCCGAGTAAAAAAATTGTAGCAATTTTTAAACCTGATCGTTTTTCACGTGGCGCTCGTTTTGCCGTTGATTTTGCCAAATCTATGGATTTAGCTGATTATCCATATTTCTGTCCATTTCCCGAAAATGCAGTGAAAGAAGAAGGAATTGACATAGATATTTATGATATCGCTAATAATCTACCAAGAGCAAAAGTTATTGGTGAAGATGAAGAAGCTGCTAAAGAATTAGCTAAGTTCGATAATGTTGTGTTCTTGTTTATGTCTAGCAAAGATATTTATAAACTTGAAGAAAAAGTTATCGCGATAAAAAAATCTATATAA
- a CDS encoding LacI family DNA-binding transcriptional regulator produces the protein MKKVTIYDVAREAGVSLATVSRVINGSNVVREKTKQKVLDVIDRLDFKPNDIARGLATSKTTTIAIVFPQSLFAHVKDMIGGIGDTGRHLDYNINMYTTDDIGDENTVADVTERLVKSRVDGVILFNNDNIDETVESIVKYNLPIVVIGTKMSGENIGSIYIDVKKAAEEIVDKYLAKGKDDIVYILPKQNLIKSDEIIEGIKDTYKKYNKEFTTDQIVTSSSHYENTYPNFVEYFKNHKHDLVFCGYDKDGVAIINAAQENGIKIPEEMEVVGMLNTSYSIMCKPTLSSMNVPVYDMGALAVRLLTKFLQDEEITSKEIAVQHMFIKRNSTND, from the coding sequence ATGAAAAAAGTAACTATTTATGATGTCGCAAGAGAAGCTGGTGTTTCTCTTGCGACTGTTTCTCGAGTAATCAACGGTTCAAATGTTGTTCGAGAAAAAACAAAGCAAAAAGTCTTGGATGTTATTGATCGTTTAGATTTCAAACCAAATGATATTGCTAGAGGATTGGCTACTAGCAAAACAACAACAATTGCAATCGTTTTCCCACAATCACTATTTGCTCATGTCAAAGATATGATTGGTGGAATTGGCGATACTGGTAGACATTTAGATTATAATATCAATATGTATACGACTGATGATATTGGTGATGAAAATACAGTTGCTGATGTTACTGAAAGATTAGTAAAGTCACGTGTTGATGGAGTAATCTTATTTAATAATGATAATATTGACGAAACTGTTGAATCGATTGTGAAGTATAATTTACCTATCGTTGTTATCGGAACAAAAATGTCTGGTGAAAACATTGGTTCTATTTATATTGATGTTAAAAAAGCTGCTGAGGAGATTGTTGATAAATATCTAGCTAAAGGTAAAGATGACATAGTCTATATCTTACCAAAACAAAATTTAATTAAAAGTGATGAAATTATTGAAGGAATCAAGGATACATATAAAAAATATAACAAAGAGTTTACTACCGATCAAATTGTTACAAGCTCTAGCCATTATGAAAATACATATCCGAATTTTGTTGAATATTTTAAAAATCACAAACATGATTTAGTATTCTGTGGATATGATAAAGACGGTGTTGCGATTATTAATGCAGCTCAAGAAAATGGAATTAAAATTCCTGAAGAAATGGAAGTAGTAGGAATGCTGAATACAAGTTATTCAATTATGTGTAAACCGACCCTTTCATCAATGAATGTGCCTGTTTATGATATGGGTGCTTTAGCTGTTCGTTTATTAACTAAGTTCCTACAAGATGAAGAAATTACTTCAAAAGAAATTGCAGTACAACATATGTTTATTAAACGCAATTCGACAAATGACTAA